A genomic segment from Rosettibacter firmus encodes:
- a CDS encoding cation:proton antiporter domain-containing protein, whose protein sequence is MSSNEITIFLVSISIILLFARGFGELLRLIKQPIVIGEIIAGIFLGPTIFGKIFPESYNLLFHQSQTVSIALHGLTTLGVVMLLLITGIEIDISLMIKQGKKPFLISLFGVLFPFLIGFFASYFFPKNFGLINSEMHLIYSLFIGTALSVTALPVVARTLMELNIFKSEIGSSIITAAMLIDLIGWLIFSVLLGIIGKTHSQNFEVYEIIVYLIFFALAVFFLFRKLFDYILGFSNKYLSNPGGLLNIIFILGFLGAAFTEYIGIHAIFGAFIVGIAIGDSGYLKENIREILNQFITNIFAPLFFVTVGLKINFIDNFDLLLVIMFISLSIAGKITGAFLGGYLSGFNKNDSFIIAFGLNAHGTIELILGTIAYESGLINEKVFVALIIMAIVTTLSSAPLMSLFIKKAQTIIKLSNLIKPENIIFTDINDKEELIKILCKNISQYNGIDFQNLFKRVLEREKLISTGLENSIAIPHARLKIKKPLAAIAIHKQGLDFDSIDKLPAKIIILLITPEDNPEIQLELISEIAMKFGNKKVVEDLVSAKDSKDVIYKIKQLY, encoded by the coding sequence TTTTTAGGACCAACAATTTTTGGTAAAATTTTTCCAGAGAGCTATAACCTTCTTTTTCACCAATCTCAAACAGTATCAATTGCACTTCATGGATTAACAACTTTAGGAGTTGTAATGTTACTGTTGATAACAGGAATTGAAATAGATATATCATTAATGATTAAACAAGGGAAAAAACCATTTTTAATAAGTTTGTTTGGAGTTCTTTTTCCTTTCCTTATAGGTTTTTTTGCTTCTTACTTTTTTCCAAAAAATTTTGGCTTAATAAATTCTGAAATGCATCTTATTTATTCTCTTTTCATAGGTACTGCTCTTTCAGTTACTGCTTTACCAGTTGTTGCCAGGACATTAATGGAATTAAACATTTTCAAGTCTGAAATAGGCTCTTCTATTATAACAGCTGCTATGTTAATCGATCTAATTGGCTGGCTGATTTTTTCTGTTTTACTGGGAATAATTGGGAAAACTCATTCACAAAATTTTGAAGTATATGAAATTATTGTATATCTAATTTTCTTTGCTTTAGCAGTATTCTTCTTATTCAGAAAATTATTTGATTATATTCTTGGCTTTTCAAATAAATATCTCTCAAATCCAGGAGGCTTATTAAATATTATATTCATACTTGGATTTTTAGGTGCTGCATTTACTGAGTATATAGGAATTCATGCAATTTTTGGAGCATTTATAGTTGGAATCGCAATAGGTGATTCAGGTTATTTAAAAGAAAATATTCGAGAGATTTTAAACCAATTTATAACGAATATTTTTGCTCCTCTGTTTTTTGTAACAGTAGGATTAAAAATAAACTTTATCGATAATTTCGATTTACTTCTTGTTATAATGTTTATTTCATTATCCATTGCAGGAAAAATTACTGGTGCTTTTCTGGGTGGATATTTATCTGGCTTCAACAAAAACGATTCATTTATTATTGCATTTGGTTTGAATGCACATGGTACAATTGAACTTATTCTTGGAACAATAGCATATGAATCGGGATTGATAAACGAAAAAGTGTTTGTAGCTTTAATAATTATGGCAATAGTTACAACATTATCCAGTGCACCATTAATGAGTTTATTTATTAAAAAAGCACAAACAATCATAAAATTATCTAATTTGATAAAACCTGAGAACATTATTTTTACAGATATAAATGATAAAGAAGAACTGATAAAAATACTTTGTAAAAATATTTCTCAATACAATGGGATTGATTTTCAAAATTTATTTAAACGTGTGCTTGAAAGAGAAAAACTAATTTCAACAGGACTTGAAAACTCAATTGCTATACCTCATGCAAGGCTTAAAATAAAGAAACCTTTAGCTGCGATTGCTATTCATAAACAGGGTCTGGATTTTGATTCTATTGATAAACTACCTGCAAAAATTATAATACTTTTAATTACACCAGAAGATAATCCGGAAATACAACTGGAACTCATTTCAGAAATTGCTATGAAGTTTGGTAATAAAAAAGTTGTAGAAGATTTAGTATCTGCAAAAGATTCTAAAGATGTAATTTATAAAATCAAACAACTTTATTAG
- a CDS encoding molybdopterin-dependent oxidoreductase, with protein sequence MPKFILDGKEIEFQQGQTIIEAARNANIDIPHFCWHPKLSVSGNCRVCLVEVEQMPKLVISCATLASEGMVVHTKSPRALEARNAVMEFLLINHPLDCPICDEAGECKLQEYAYAHGKGESRFEEMKNRKEKRVQLGPYIKFDAERCILCSRCIRFTDEIAKSHQLTFIKRGDRVTITTYPGESFDNPYTLNTTDICPVGALTNQDFRFKARVWEMSSTNSICIGCSRGCNTEIWVHNNKILRLTPRHNEDVNSYWMCDYGRINTFKHVNSETRIDGTFIRKNGILEKVEWEVALKEASERLKEFKSNEIVFIGSPFATCEDNYMLKKFAKLLGISKVYFAKHIKEGDQDDILIREDKTPNSLGAELIGLNLLTNDAVKEIISGIKERKIKAIYIMEEDLFSINEEFADVINKLDLIIVHATNQNKTTEVAHIIFPAATYAEKHGTFVNFQGRVQRIKPAVATVELDRALDGMSMSRWDKFGTPFDKWAQGKKYDAKPSWKILSLLSTKLGSKVKYNMAEEVFNDLANSIDEFNGLDYDVIGELGVVIKKDVLEFSNK encoded by the coding sequence ATGCCAAAATTTATTTTAGATGGAAAAGAAATTGAATTTCAACAAGGTCAAACTATTATTGAAGCAGCTCGCAATGCAAATATAGATATTCCACATTTCTGCTGGCATCCTAAGTTATCTGTATCGGGTAATTGCAGAGTTTGTCTTGTAGAAGTAGAACAAATGCCAAAACTTGTAATATCTTGTGCAACACTTGCATCTGAGGGAATGGTAGTTCATACAAAATCACCACGTGCACTCGAAGCAAGAAATGCTGTAATGGAATTTTTGTTAATAAATCATCCGCTCGATTGTCCAATTTGCGACGAAGCTGGAGAATGTAAACTTCAGGAATATGCTTATGCACATGGCAAAGGTGAAAGTAGATTCGAAGAAATGAAAAATAGAAAAGAAAAACGTGTTCAATTAGGTCCATATATTAAATTTGATGCCGAAAGATGCATCTTATGTTCAAGATGTATTCGCTTTACAGATGAAATTGCAAAATCCCATCAGTTAACATTTATTAAAAGAGGTGATAGGGTTACAATTACTACATATCCAGGTGAATCATTTGATAATCCTTATACTCTTAATACAACAGATATTTGTCCAGTTGGTGCATTGACAAATCAAGATTTTAGATTTAAGGCAAGAGTCTGGGAAATGTCAAGTACAAATTCTATTTGTATAGGATGTTCTCGAGGTTGTAATACTGAGATTTGGGTACATAATAATAAAATTCTTAGATTAACTCCAAGACATAATGAAGATGTAAATAGTTATTGGATGTGTGATTATGGCAGAATCAATACATTCAAACATGTAAATTCTGAAACAAGAATTGATGGTACTTTCATTCGCAAAAATGGTATTCTTGAAAAAGTTGAATGGGAAGTAGCATTAAAAGAGGCTTCGGAACGATTGAAAGAATTTAAGAGTAATGAAATAGTATTCATTGGTTCTCCATTTGCTACATGCGAAGATAATTATATGCTTAAAAAATTTGCGAAGTTACTTGGTATATCTAAAGTATATTTTGCTAAACATATAAAAGAGGGAGATCAGGATGATATATTAATTCGAGAAGATAAAACACCAAATTCACTTGGTGCTGAATTGATTGGACTGAATTTGTTGACCAATGATGCTGTGAAAGAAATTATTAGTGGAATTAAAGAAAGAAAGATCAAAGCAATTTATATAATGGAAGAAGATCTCTTTTCGATTAACGAAGAATTCGCTGATGTTATAAATAAATTAGATTTGATAATTGTTCATGCTACAAATCAAAATAAAACTACAGAAGTTGCCCATATTATATTTCCTGCTGCCACTTATGCAGAAAAACATGGCACATTTGTTAACTTTCAGGGTAGAGTACAAAGAATAAAACCTGCAGTTGCAACAGTTGAACTCGATAGAGCACTCGATGGAATGAGTATGAGTAGATGGGATAAATTTGGTACACCATTCGATAAATGGGCTCAGGGTAAAAAATATGATGCAAAACCAAGCTGGAAAATTTTAAGCTTACTTTCAACAAAACTTGGTTCAAAAGTCAAATATAATATGGCAGAAGAAGTTTTTAATGATCTTGCCAATTCAATAGATGAATTTAATGGATTAGATTATGATGTAATCGGAGAGCTGGGAGTAGTTATTAAAAAAGATGTTTTAGAATTTTCAAATAAATGA
- a CDS encoding M16 family metallopeptidase, with protein MKNITKLSNGITIVSEKLNYVKSFSLGFWFNVGSRDELPENNGISHFLEHMFFKGTRKRSAKKIAEDIESLGGYLNAFTSKEHTCFYGRGLAENIEPTFEVLADMIQNSKFDPKEISKESKVVIDELYDIEDSPEELIFDKFESNVFIGNSLGMPIIGTESNLRSFKQKDLIEYVNENYTLDKFFIVASGKVEHEDLIKFTEKYIKKDFKPTNNKIRTLSLQQSHDIHVEKDTQQVHYILGRPTYGFKDNKRIKVAVLSQILGEGSSSRLFQKLREENGIAYQVNTFLNSFYDVSTFGIYLSTNEKSIYKAQQLIFSELNKLKKKKVDQKELERAKEYLIGNILMSLESTTNRMHRLAQSVIYFGKIKSVEETIKKIKAVTRDEILELSNELFDSNVLTRVILSPKNLLLEKVA; from the coding sequence TTGAAGAATATAACAAAATTATCAAACGGCATCACCATAGTTTCCGAAAAATTAAATTACGTAAAATCTTTTTCGCTTGGATTCTGGTTTAATGTTGGTTCGAGAGACGAACTTCCTGAAAATAATGGCATCAGTCATTTCCTTGAACATATGTTTTTTAAAGGAACTCGAAAGAGATCGGCAAAAAAAATTGCTGAGGATATAGAATCGTTAGGTGGATATCTGAATGCATTTACTTCTAAAGAGCACACCTGTTTTTATGGCAGAGGATTGGCTGAGAATATAGAACCTACTTTCGAAGTACTTGCTGATATGATCCAGAATTCTAAGTTTGATCCTAAAGAAATTTCTAAAGAATCAAAGGTTGTTATCGATGAGCTTTATGATATCGAAGATTCTCCTGAAGAATTAATTTTCGATAAATTTGAAAGTAATGTTTTTATTGGTAATTCTCTTGGTATGCCAATTATTGGAACGGAAAGTAATTTGAGATCTTTCAAACAAAAAGATTTAATTGAATATGTAAATGAAAATTATACTCTGGATAAATTTTTCATAGTTGCATCTGGAAAAGTTGAACACGAAGATTTAATTAAGTTCACAGAAAAGTATATTAAAAAAGATTTTAAACCAACTAACAATAAAATTAGAACTTTATCTCTACAGCAATCTCATGATATTCATGTAGAGAAAGATACTCAACAGGTTCATTATATTCTTGGAAGACCAACTTATGGTTTTAAAGATAATAAAAGAATTAAGGTGGCTGTTCTATCACAAATTTTAGGGGAAGGGAGTAGTTCAAGATTATTTCAAAAATTAAGAGAAGAAAACGGAATCGCTTATCAGGTAAATACTTTCTTAAATTCATTTTATGATGTTTCGACTTTTGGAATTTATCTTTCAACAAATGAGAAATCGATTTATAAAGCACAACAATTGATTTTTAGTGAACTTAATAAATTGAAAAAGAAAAAAGTTGATCAAAAAGAACTTGAAAGAGCTAAGGAATATTTAATAGGAAATATTTTGATGAGTTTAGAAAGTACTACTAATAGAATGCATAGACTGGCTCAATCGGTAATTTATTTTGGTAAGATTAAATCTGTAGAAGAAACCATAAAGAAAATAAAAGCAGTAACTCGTGATGAAATATTAGAATTATCTAATGAGTTATTTGACAGTAATGTATTAACAAGAGTAATATTAAGTCCTAAAAATTTATTACTGGAAAAAGTTGCATAA
- a CDS encoding MlaE family ABC transporter permease, translating into MIVNVVQKIGKKTIDFLQESGQIFKLMGEIFFYAPSLVKGRRNFFFQMEHIGVNSIPLVFIIAIFTGAVSAWQAAYQLKGLAPLSFLGAATSRAIITELGPVLTAIVIAGRVGASIAAELGSMKVTEQIDALETMGISPVRFLATPRFFAAIIMMPILVIFANVIATIGAYFISNFFLGVSFNVFFESVRRYFVFGDFLFGLFKGMVFGAVTSLLGCHIGFRTEGGAEGVGLSTIRSFVLSSACILILDYFLWTIIF; encoded by the coding sequence ATGATAGTTAATGTCGTACAAAAGATAGGCAAAAAAACAATAGACTTTTTACAGGAAAGTGGTCAGATATTTAAGTTAATGGGAGAAATTTTTTTCTATGCACCTTCCTTAGTTAAAGGACGTAGGAATTTCTTTTTTCAAATGGAACATATAGGAGTAAATTCTATCCCTCTTGTTTTTATAATTGCAATATTCACTGGAGCAGTATCAGCCTGGCAGGCAGCATATCAACTGAAAGGGCTCGCACCTCTATCTTTTTTAGGAGCTGCTACAAGTCGAGCAATTATAACTGAGTTAGGACCTGTTCTTACTGCAATTGTAATTGCAGGTAGAGTAGGAGCTTCAATTGCTGCAGAGCTGGGTTCAATGAAAGTTACTGAACAAATTGATGCTTTAGAAACTATGGGAATAAGTCCTGTTAGGTTTTTAGCTACACCAAGATTTTTTGCTGCTATTATTATGATGCCCATTCTTGTAATATTTGCTAATGTGATTGCAACAATTGGTGCATACTTTATATCAAACTTTTTTTTGGGAGTTTCTTTTAATGTTTTTTTCGAATCTGTTAGAAGATATTTTGTATTTGGTGATTTTCTCTTTGGATTATTTAAAGGGATGGTATTTGGAGCAGTAACTTCACTTCTTGGATGTCATATTGGATTTAGAACAGAAGGAGGAGCCGAAGGCGTCGGATTATCTACAATTCGTTCTTTTGTTCTTAGTTCTGCCTGTATTTTAATTTTAGATTATTTTTTGTGGACAATAATTTTTTAA
- a CDS encoding NUDIX hydrolase: MSHILKDVIKNISIDCVIFGFENSTLEVLLIKRAIKPEKGKWALPGGFVKKNELIRNAAQRILEETTGVKNIYLEEITIFDGINRYPLRRVFTIGYFALIKPEQYKLSTGIDTSEVKWVKLSELPELPFDHNEIVKVALEKLRTRIRYRPIGFELLPEKFTLTQLQTLYEVILGKKLDKRNFRKKLMNMNLLKKLKQTSTNGKRRPAFLYKFDKKNYERLKEKGFIFEL; this comes from the coding sequence ATGTCACACATTCTAAAAGATGTTATTAAAAATATTTCTATTGATTGCGTAATATTTGGTTTTGAAAACTCTACTCTGGAAGTTTTATTAATTAAAAGGGCAATTAAACCAGAAAAGGGAAAATGGGCTCTTCCAGGTGGATTTGTTAAAAAGAATGAACTAATAAGAAATGCTGCTCAAAGAATTCTTGAAGAAACCACTGGAGTTAAAAATATTTATTTAGAAGAAATCACAATATTTGATGGAATTAATAGATATCCACTTCGTAGAGTTTTTACTATCGGATATTTTGCTTTAATTAAACCTGAACAGTATAAATTATCAACTGGAATTGATACTTCGGAAGTAAAATGGGTAAAGTTGTCTGAGCTTCCAGAATTACCTTTCGATCACAATGAAATTGTAAAAGTAGCTCTTGAAAAATTAAGGACAAGAATCAGGTATCGACCAATTGGTTTTGAATTATTGCCAGAAAAATTTACTTTAACACAATTGCAAACTTTATACGAAGTTATACTTGGTAAAAAACTTGATAAAAGAAATTTCAGGAAAAAATTAATGAATATGAATCTACTTAAGAAATTGAAACAAACATCTACAAATGGTAAAAGAAGACCAGCTTTTCTATATAAATTCGACAAAAAGAATTACGAGAGATTGAAAGAGAAGGGATTTATTTTTGAGTTGTAG
- the xylA gene encoding xylose isomerase codes for MEVLIGNKEYFKGIGKIPYEGKDSKNPLAYKWYDENRIVFGKTMKEYFRFSAAYWHSFCSELSDPFGRGTKVLPWNQEKDPISRAKAKMDAAFEFITKLGLPFYCFHDFDIVEEGDTIEESDKRLQIMVDYAKEKQKASGVKLLWGTANLFSHPRYMNGAATNPDFHVLTYAATQVKRAIDVTIELGGENYVFWGGREGYLTLLNTNMKREKDHMAKFLELAKDYGRKHGFKGTFLIEPKPMEPSKHQYDYDVETVIGFLRYYGLDKDFKLNIEVNHATLAGHTFQHEIQCAVDAGLFGSIDANRGDYQNGWDTDQFPINIYELTEAMLVIAEAGGFGTGGVNFDAKVRRNSTDIEDLFIAHIAGMDAFARALITAEKILNESDYRKIRKERYASFDSGDGAKFEKGELTLEDLRELAIKYGEPKLISGKQELLEQIINMYI; via the coding sequence ATGGAAGTATTAATCGGTAACAAAGAATATTTCAAAGGAATTGGCAAAATTCCTTATGAAGGTAAAGATTCAAAAAATCCATTAGCTTATAAATGGTATGACGAGAATCGTATTGTATTTGGTAAAACCATGAAAGAATACTTCAGGTTTTCTGCTGCTTACTGGCATAGCTTCTGTTCAGAATTATCTGATCCATTTGGAAGAGGAACAAAAGTTCTTCCATGGAATCAGGAAAAAGATCCAATTTCAAGAGCAAAAGCAAAAATGGATGCAGCTTTTGAATTTATTACAAAATTAGGTTTACCATTTTATTGTTTTCACGACTTTGATATTGTAGAAGAAGGAGATACAATAGAAGAATCCGATAAAAGACTTCAGATAATGGTTGATTATGCTAAAGAAAAACAAAAAGCTTCTGGTGTAAAACTTTTATGGGGTACTGCAAATTTATTTTCACATCCAAGATATATGAATGGTGCTGCTACCAATCCTGATTTTCATGTATTAACATATGCAGCTACTCAGGTTAAAAGAGCAATAGATGTAACTATAGAATTGGGTGGCGAAAATTATGTATTCTGGGGTGGACGCGAAGGATACCTTACTTTACTTAATACCAATATGAAAAGAGAAAAAGATCATATGGCAAAGTTTTTAGAACTGGCAAAGGATTATGGACGTAAACATGGTTTTAAAGGTACATTTTTAATTGAACCCAAACCAATGGAACCTTCAAAACATCAATATGATTATGATGTTGAAACTGTAATTGGATTTTTAAGATATTATGGATTGGATAAGGATTTTAAATTAAATATCGAAGTTAATCATGCTACTTTAGCTGGACATACATTCCAGCACGAAATTCAATGTGCCGTTGACGCTGGTCTATTTGGAAGTATTGATGCAAATCGTGGTGATTATCAAAACGGCTGGGATACAGATCAGTTCCCAATTAATATTTATGAATTAACTGAAGCCATGCTTGTTATTGCAGAAGCTGGTGGTTTCGGAACAGGTGGTGTTAACTTCGATGCAAAAGTTAGAAGAAATTCAACTGATATTGAAGATTTATTCATAGCTCACATTGCTGGTATGGATGCTTTTGCAAGAGCATTAATTACAGCCGAAAAAATTCTAAATGAATCCGACTATAGAAAAATTAGAAAAGAAAGATATGCTTCTTTTGATAGTGGCGATGGAGCTAAATTTGAAAAAGGTGAATTAACTTTAGAGGATTTAAGAGAATTAGCAATTAAGTATGGTGAACCTAAACTAATCAGTGGTAAGCAAGAATTGTTAGAACAAATTATTAATATGTATATCTAA
- a CDS encoding aminotransferase class I/II-fold pyridoxal phosphate-dependent enzyme: protein MSDSIIKPAKRTQSITYAVRDIVVLANEIAKSGKEMLYLNIGDPNLFDFEPPRHLIEETYKAMLKNFNGYAPSSGIKSALEAIEKDAEKKEIKNIQDIFITTGASEAIDICLTALLNEGENILTPTPGYPLYTAIQSKLQLYENPYYLDESNGWQPDIDDIKSKINEKTRAIIIINPNNPTGSNASRETLQKIIDIALEHNLVIFSDEIYDKLLMDGEKHISIASLNPEVPVITFGGLSKNYMVPGFRIGWGIVSGNKNALKDYIEAINKLLRARLCANHPEQYGIAPSLLGDQSHLDVAIKKLTSRRNLTVEMLNSIPGISCVEPRGAFYAFPRIHNIDDDKHWTEELMKETGVVVVPGSGFGQLPGTNHFRIVFLPPEDILEKAYRAISQFHEKYMNKFKVSL, encoded by the coding sequence ATGAGTGATTCTATTATTAAGCCTGCTAAAAGAACACAAAGTATTACTTATGCAGTTAGAGATATAGTTGTACTTGCGAATGAAATTGCTAAATCTGGTAAAGAGATGTTGTATTTAAATATTGGTGACCCAAATCTTTTCGATTTTGAACCTCCCCGGCATTTGATAGAAGAAACTTATAAAGCAATGTTGAAAAACTTTAATGGCTATGCACCTTCTTCTGGTATTAAATCTGCACTTGAAGCAATCGAAAAAGATGCTGAGAAAAAGGAAATAAAAAATATTCAGGATATTTTTATTACAACAGGTGCAAGCGAAGCAATAGATATATGTTTAACAGCATTATTGAACGAAGGCGAAAATATTTTAACTCCAACTCCAGGATACCCGCTTTATACAGCCATACAAAGTAAATTACAATTGTATGAAAATCCTTATTACCTTGATGAATCTAATGGATGGCAACCAGATATTGATGATATCAAAAGTAAAATTAATGAAAAAACTCGCGCAATAATTATAATTAATCCAAACAATCCAACAGGTTCTAATGCATCTCGAGAGACTTTACAAAAAATAATTGATATTGCACTTGAACATAACCTCGTGATTTTTTCTGATGAAATTTATGATAAACTTTTAATGGATGGCGAAAAACATATTTCAATTGCATCTCTAAATCCTGAAGTTCCAGTTATTACCTTTGGTGGGTTATCTAAAAATTATATGGTACCCGGATTTCGAATTGGATGGGGAATTGTAAGTGGTAATAAAAATGCTCTGAAAGATTATATTGAAGCAATAAATAAATTGTTGAGAGCAAGACTCTGTGCAAATCATCCTGAACAATATGGAATTGCACCATCATTACTTGGTGATCAATCCCATCTTGATGTTGCAATTAAAAAATTAACAAGTAGAAGAAATTTAACAGTTGAAATGTTGAATTCAATTCCAGGCATATCGTGTGTAGAACCTCGGGGAGCATTTTATGCATTTCCAAGAATCCATAATATTGATGATGATAAACACTGGACAGAAGAATTGATGAAAGAAACTGGTGTTGTAGTAGTTCCAGGAAGTGGCTTTGGTCAGTTACCCGGTACAAATCATTTTAGAATTGTTTTTCTTCCACCAGAAGATATTTTAGAAAAAGCATATAGAGCAATTTCTCAATTCCATGAAAAGTATATGAATAAGTTTAAGGTTAGTTTATAG
- a CDS encoding xylulokinase: MYSIGYDIGSSSIKCSILDIEKGKPVIQGFYPEEEMKIDSPKPGWAEQNPETWWEYVKILTRQLLQKSNIDVQQIKSIGISYQMHGLVVVDKNYKVLRPSIIWCDSRAVEIGNNAFEKIGSEYCLNNLLNSPGNFTASKLRWVKENEPDIFNKIHKIMLPGDFIAMKLTGEINTTISGLSEGIFWDFRSNSISKNILDYYEFDESILPDIVPTFSVQGYLTKSAAEELGLKEGVVVSYRAGDQPNNAFSLNVLNPGEVAATAGTSGVVYAVIDKLNYDKKSRVNQFAHVNHSNEQTRIGVLLCINGTGILNSFIRKNMASDLSYNEMNNLAQNIEIGCDGLSILPFGNGAERMFENKNIGSHFLNIDFNRHTKAHFFRAVQEGIAFSFKYGIEIINEMGLDINVIRAGNSNLFLSPIFRETLANLTQATIELYDTDGAQGAARGAAYGAKLYNSLNDAFKNLEKIKIINHNPELSEKTFIAYNKWLELLKKFN; the protein is encoded by the coding sequence TTGTATTCAATTGGATACGACATAGGAAGCTCTTCAATTAAATGTTCAATTTTAGATATTGAAAAAGGAAAACCAGTAATCCAGGGCTTTTATCCAGAAGAAGAAATGAAAATCGATTCTCCCAAGCCTGGATGGGCAGAACAAAATCCCGAAACATGGTGGGAATATGTAAAAATACTTACCAGACAATTATTACAAAAATCAAATATTGATGTTCAACAAATTAAATCAATTGGCATTTCTTATCAGATGCATGGTCTTGTAGTTGTAGACAAAAATTATAAAGTACTAAGACCTTCGATAATCTGGTGCGATAGTCGTGCAGTTGAAATTGGAAACAATGCATTTGAAAAAATAGGTAGTGAATATTGCCTGAATAACTTGCTTAACTCACCGGGAAATTTTACTGCTTCAAAACTTAGATGGGTTAAAGAAAATGAACCGGATATTTTTAATAAAATTCATAAAATTATGCTACCTGGCGATTTTATTGCTATGAAATTGACAGGTGAAATTAATACAACAATTTCAGGTTTATCTGAAGGAATCTTCTGGGATTTCAGAAGTAATTCAATTTCAAAAAATATTCTTGATTATTATGAATTTGATGAATCAATTCTTCCTGATATTGTACCAACATTTTCAGTTCAGGGTTATCTAACAAAATCTGCAGCAGAAGAATTAGGTTTGAAAGAAGGGGTTGTAGTTTCATATCGTGCAGGAGACCAACCAAATAATGCTTTTTCATTAAATGTACTTAACCCTGGAGAAGTAGCAGCTACTGCAGGTACATCTGGTGTGGTTTATGCAGTAATTGATAAATTAAATTATGATAAAAAATCAAGAGTAAATCAATTTGCTCATGTTAATCATTCAAATGAACAGACACGCATTGGGGTTCTTTTGTGCATTAATGGTACTGGCATTTTGAATTCTTTTATAAGAAAAAATATGGCATCAGATCTTTCGTATAATGAAATGAATAATCTTGCACAGAATATTGAAATTGGTTGTGATGGTTTATCAATTCTACCATTTGGTAATGGTGCAGAAAGAATGTTTGAAAATAAAAATATAGGAAGCCATTTTCTAAATATTGATTTCAATCGACATACAAAAGCTCACTTCTTCCGTGCAGTTCAGGAAGGTATTGCTTTTTCGTTTAAATATGGAATTGAAATTATAAACGAAATGGGATTAGATATAAATGTTATTCGAGCTGGAAATTCAAATTTATTCTTGAGTCCAATTTTTAGAGAAACGCTAGCTAACTTAACTCAAGCAACAATCGAACTTTATGATACTGATGGTGCTCAGGGAGCTGCACGCGGAGCTGCTTACGGAGCAAAATTATATAATTCATTAAATGATGCTTTCAAAAATCTTGAAAAGATAAAAATTATAAATCATAATCCAGAGCTATCCGAAAAAACTTTCATCGCATATAATAAATGGTTAGAATTATTAAAAAAGTTTAATTGA